Part of the Halogeometricum sp. S3BR5-2 genome, AGACCAACGACGTGGAGGCCGCCTCGACCGCCGACGCGAAGACGGGGACGACGACCGCCGGCGCGACCACCGTCGACGTGACCAAGAGCGTCGCCGCGTGGGCCGCCGGAGCGGCGAATCTCGGGTGGGTGCTCGTCCCCTCGGGCAGCAACGGCTGGGACTTCTACTCCTCGGAGGGGTCGACGCCGCCGAAACTGATCGTCACGTACCGGCGTCCGTGAACGTCCGACCTCGACCGAACCTCACGCTCGCTCGTCACTTCGGGGCGGCGTCCGCGCGGTCGATGACGGACTGCTTCCACGTCCCGCGGGTGAACCACGCGGCGGCCGCGACGGCGCCGAGAATCTGCCCGACGGCCATCCCGATCCAGATGCCCGACTCCCCGAAGTCCAGGACGAACGAGAGGTAGTAGACGATGGGGACGCGACCGACCCAGAGAGCGAACAGCGAGAACGCCAGCGCGGTCTTCGTGTTGCCCGCGCCGCGGTAGGCCCCGAGGACGGTCTGGAGGACGCCGATGAAGCCGAACTCGAAGGCGCGGACGCGGACGTACTCGGCGCCGAGTTCGATGGTCCGCGCGGCCGAGTCGGTGCCGGTGCCGATGAAGACGCCGACGATGGGTTCGGCGAAGACGTAGGCGACGACGCCGATGAGGAGCATCACCGCGGCGCCCACCTTCGCGGCTAGCCACACCGCCCGCTCGGCTCGGTCCGGTTTCTGCGCGCCGAGGTTCTGCCCGACGATGGTGTCGGTCGCCCGACCCAGTCCGAGCGCCGGGAGGAAGACTAGCGAGGTGAGTCGGTTGCCGAGGCCGTAGGCGGCGACGACTTCGGGCGTGAACGTGACGACCATGGCGGTCAGGGTGATGAAGCCGAGGGCGCTCGCGGACTGTTCGAGGGCGCTGGGAACGCCGAGGCGGACGATTTTCTCGATGTACTCGCGCCGGGGGACGAAATCGCCCAGCGAGACGTCGGGGCCGGCGTCGGTCCAGAAGATGACGTAGAGACCGACGACCGTCGCCACCAGGCGCGACAGCACCGTCGCCACGGCGGCGCCCGTGACCCCGTAGCCCGCGAAGCCGGTGAGGCCGAACAGCGAGGCTTCGAGGCCGGGGACGCCGAGCATCCCGAACAGGGGGTTGTTCTGAAAGCCGAAGATGAAGATGGGGTCGACGACGACGTTGATGGCGACGCTGATGAACATCACGACCATCGGCGCGCGCGTGTTGCCGTACCCGCGCATGAGCGAGGAGAACACGAAGAAGCCGAACAGGAAGGGGAGGCCGAGGAAGAACACCCGCATGTAGTCGCCGGCCAGCGGGATGACCTGTCCGGCCGTCGCGGCCGAACTCGGCAGGACGCCGAGCATCAGGTCCGTCGCGAAGAAGCCGAGGAGGCCGACGGCGACGGCGATGGCGGTGATGAACGTGAACGTCTGCCCGGCGACGACGCCGGCCGAACCCTCCCGCTTCGCGCCCGTGTACTGCGCGACGAGGATGGTCCCCGCGACGGTGAACCCGCCGCCGACCGAGATGAGAAGGAATATCAGGGGAAACGCGAGGCTGATGGCGGCGACGGCGTCCGTCGAGAGGCGGCCGAGCCAGACGGTGTCGGCCAGGTTGTAGGCGACCTGGAGCAACTCGGTGACGATGATGGGCCACGCGAGCGCGAACATCGGTCGTTTCAGGTCGCCCTCGGTGAGCGACGCACCGTCGGGCGATGTTGGAGGCACTGAACGTGTAGCAGGACGTAACTTCTTGTTAAGCCGTCGAAACGGGAACAGACGGCCGGATATTTCGAATCGAAACGGTATCCTCGCGCGTCGACCGCGCCGCGTCGAGGCGGGCGGTCAGTCGGAAACGACCCGTTCGGAACTAAACTTTCGGTGTCAGAGCGGATGCGTCTCGTCGGCGCCCGTCGCGCCGTCGACGGCCTCGCGAATCGCCTCGACGTCCCCCGCGTGGAGCAGTTCGTCCAGTTCCGCCTCCGACACCCCGTCGGCGAGTCGGGCGACGGTGTCCGCGAACGTCTCCGCGGGACGGTTGCGCGCTTCGATGAACTCGTAGACGTCGTCGTCGAGGCGACCCGAACTCATATTCTCGACAGTCTGAATGTATTCTGTGTACTTAAATCTCTAGGAGAAATTCAGTTTCAGACACGTCGTCGCTCGGTCGGATCAGCTCGGAGGTCACTAGAGTCGAAATCGACGGAGAACGGCCCGAATCTCGAAGCGCTCTTCGAGAAGGCCTCGCACCGCGAGAACGAGCGAATTCGGGAGGCCGATTCTCAGGGCGCTTCGCCGGTTTCGAGCGTGAGGTCGGCCTTGGGGTAGGCGACGCAGGTGAGCGTGTACCCTTCGTCCATCTCGGCGTCGTCGAGCATCTGTTGGTTGTCGTGGACGACGTAGTCCTCGGAGTTGCCGCCGGAGGTGACCTGCCCGGCGCAGGAGACGCACTGACCCTGCCGGCAGGCGTACGGGAGGTCCCAGCCCTCGTCCTCGCCGGCTTCCAAGAGCGTCTGGTTGTTGGCGACTTCGATGGTGCTGCCCTGCTTCGCGTACTCCACCTCGAAGTACTCGACTTCGTCCTCGGGGATGTCGGCGGGACTCGTCGACTCCTCTTCGGCCTCGCCTTCGAGTTCCCCGCCCTCTTCGCCTTCGCCGACGGCGCCCGCGGCGACGCCGCCGCCGCCGATAGAGCGGTTCATCGGTTCGGGGAAGTCCGTCTCGGGGACGGTGCTCGCCCGGCGTTCGAGGACGTCCTGTGAGATGTCCGCCGTCGGCGTCCACGCCGTCCCGCGCGAGAAGTGCAGGGAGACGGCGAGGAGCGTCAGGGTCACGCCGAGACCCAACCCCAAGAGACTGATTTCGACCATGTCGGCGGCTACGGAGTCATGGGTTAAGGGAATTTTGATTGACCTCACTCGAACGGGCGGTCTGCGGGCGTTCGTCGCCGTCTCGGACCGCGACGGAACGCGGCGAGACGCGACGGTCTCGCCTCCCGCCGGCGGGTCAGAACCCGCCGGTGGTGAGCGTCTCGAAGAATCCGGGGGCCGAGGTGGCCGAGAGGAAGAGCGCCAACACCACGAGCACCAGGTTCGCGGCCGTCAGCGCGAGGCTGTTCGTCTCCTCGCCCATCGTCTCGGAGTCGTTGAGCGCCCAGAAGAGGAACAGCACCGTCACCGGGAGCCCGACGATGCCGTTGTACGCCGGGAACAGCAGAATCATGTCGACGACGCTCAGCCCGAAGAGTATCGTGACGAGCGGCGACAGGCAGCCGATTCCCGTCCCGATGGCGTAGATGATCTTGAAGTCGCGGCTCCCGCTGTCGACGTCCTTCCCGCGGGCGTTCTGGATCATGTACGCGGGCGCCCACATGATGGGGATGATGCTGTTGAACGCGGCCGCGACGGCGCCGAGCAGGAACAGCGTCATCGCCCACTGTCCGAGCACGTCGGCGAGCGCGCGGCCGGGGGTGATGAACGTCTCCAGGGACGTGTAGCCGGCCGGCCGGAGCACCGCCGCGGCGGCGATGAGGATGGCGATTGTCGTGACGCCGCCGACGGTGTAGCCGATGCCGAGGTCGCGCCGCATCGTCGAGACGTCGGCCTTCTCCGTCCAGCCCTTCTCGGAGACGAGGTTGGATTCGAGGAAGAAGTTCGGCCACAGCGCCGTCGTACCGACGATGCCGGCGGCGGACGTGAGCACGGCCGCCTCCCCGAACGACCCGAGTGCGGGGACGAACCCGGACGCCAGTGCGCCGACGTCGGGTCCGCTCGCGCCGGCGACGACGAGGTAGATGACGAGGAGGCCGAGCATCATCGCCGTCATGACGCGCTCGATGCCCTCGTAGTTGAGGACGCCCGTGACGATGGCCGCCAGACCGGTGAGGACGGCCAGCGGCATCCAGCCGACGGCGCCGCCCATGAGGATGGAGATTCCCTTCCCGACGGCGGCGGTGAGTTCGAGCGCCCACGCCACGCAGCCGACGGAGAGCAGCACCGCGACGGCGAGCGCGCCGGTCTGCCCGAGTTTCGACCGGATGAACGACATCAGCGACTCGCCGAAGATGCCGAGTCGAGCGCTCATGTCCTGTCCCATGAAGCCCAGCAGCGCCGCCCCGACGACGGCCCACGCGAGGGTGTAGCCGTACCGAACGCCGGCC contains:
- a CDS encoding MATE family efflux transporter, which gives rise to MFALAWPIIVTELLQVAYNLADTVWLGRLSTDAVAAISLAFPLIFLLISVGGGFTVAGTILVAQYTGAKREGSAGVVAGQTFTFITAIAVAVGLLGFFATDLMLGVLPSSAATAGQVIPLAGDYMRVFFLGLPFLFGFFVFSSLMRGYGNTRAPMVVMFISVAINVVVDPIFIFGFQNNPLFGMLGVPGLEASLFGLTGFAGYGVTGAAVATVLSRLVATVVGLYVIFWTDAGPDVSLGDFVPRREYIEKIVRLGVPSALEQSASALGFITLTAMVVTFTPEVVAAYGLGNRLTSLVFLPALGLGRATDTIVGQNLGAQKPDRAERAVWLAAKVGAAVMLLIGVVAYVFAEPIVGVFIGTGTDSAARTIELGAEYVRVRAFEFGFIGVLQTVLGAYRGAGNTKTALAFSLFALWVGRVPIVYYLSFVLDFGESGIWIGMAVGQILGAVAAAAWFTRGTWKQSVIDRADAAPK
- a CDS encoding 2Fe-2S iron-sulfur cluster-binding protein; amino-acid sequence: MVEISLLGLGLGVTLTLLAVSLHFSRGTAWTPTADISQDVLERRASTVPETDFPEPMNRSIGGGGVAAGAVGEGEEGGELEGEAEEESTSPADIPEDEVEYFEVEYAKQGSTIEVANNQTLLEAGEDEGWDLPYACRQGQCVSCAGQVTSGGNSEDYVVHDNQQMLDDAEMDEGYTLTCVAYPKADLTLETGEAP
- a CDS encoding Nramp family divalent metal transporter gives rise to the protein MAATSQSGLRDTVSGFFQEYGLAFVMVASYFGSGSVFIASSAGVRYGYTLAWAVVGAALLGFMGQDMSARLGIFGESLMSFIRSKLGQTGALAVAVLLSVGCVAWALELTAAVGKGISILMGGAVGWMPLAVLTGLAAIVTGVLNYEGIERVMTAMMLGLLVIYLVVAGASGPDVGALASGFVPALGSFGEAAVLTSAAGIVGTTALWPNFFLESNLVSEKGWTEKADVSTMRRDLGIGYTVGGVTTIAILIAAAAVLRPAGYTSLETFITPGRALADVLGQWAMTLFLLGAVAAAFNSIIPIMWAPAYMIQNARGKDVDSGSRDFKIIYAIGTGIGCLSPLVTILFGLSVVDMILLFPAYNGIVGLPVTVLFLFWALNDSETMGEETNSLALTAANLVLVVLALFLSATSAPGFFETLTTGGF